From one Spiroplasma endosymbiont of Lasioglossum villosulum genomic stretch:
- a CDS encoding Mbov_0401 family ICE element transposase-like protein has product MSFNYKWNFREQSEKIDKLVLEHITKKWEKWDWRIKNTRDKKKYKIVDYQYRTRKIMYGLVTYKRRIYEYFDEQLKKWVRVCLVDEWLELPKYKRIGEDIEQTIIEYFADGKRYHDICAICKKAGISVSTVHRVFKNLEVIEANPVKVKLEKNQPIFVAIDDGHQKFWNFKRKGIKHSIRLIVTYTDNINHKVQNKRVKAIIRPTKTAIGVKKTAEFVKEHCQKFYENIEQAKIIICGDSAGWIKEVADYLGEQFVLDKFHLIRTLYLGIMAGNKGKYVKEYNNCKNLINNGQYEKLIDYLYNQLDNHKKLKKKYFKNNKQGIENQGKKWNIGCFTETNIWHVLKEMLGNRTYNISIYIKMVISKCNKINTEIQLL; this is encoded by the coding sequence ATGAGTTTTAATTATAAATGAAATTTTAGAGAACAAAGTGAAAAAATTGATAAATTAGTTTTAGAACATATAACAAAGAAATGAGAAAAATGAGATTGAAGAATAAAAAATACAAGAGACAAAAAGAAATATAAAATTGTTGATTATCAATATCGAACAAGAAAAATAATGTATGGATTAGTAACTTATAAAAGAAGAATTTATGAATATTTTGATGAACAATTAAAAAAATGAGTAAGAGTTTGTTTAGTTGATGAATGACTAGAATTACCTAAATATAAAAGAATTGGTGAAGATATTGAACAAACTATTATTGAATATTTTGCTGATGGAAAAAGATATCATGATATTTGTGCAATTTGTAAAAAAGCAGGTATTAGTGTTAGTACTGTTCATAGAGTTTTTAAAAATTTAGAAGTAATTGAAGCAAATCCAGTAAAAGTAAAATTAGAAAAAAATCAACCTATTTTTGTAGCGATTGATGATGGACATCAAAAGTTTTGAAATTTTAAACGTAAAGGTATAAAACACTCTATACGATTAATAGTAACATATACAGATAATATTAATCATAAAGTACAAAATAAAAGAGTAAAAGCAATTATTAGACCAACAAAAACAGCAATTGGAGTTAAAAAGACTGCTGAATTTGTTAAAGAGCATTGTCAAAAATTTTATGAAAATATTGAGCAAGCTAAAATTATTATTTGTGGTGATAGTGCAGGATGAATTAAAGAAGTTGCTGATTATTTAGGTGAACAGTTTGTTTTAGATAAATTTCATTTAATTAGAACATTATATCTTGGAATAATGGCCGGAAATAAAGGAAAGTATGTAAAAGAATATAATAATTGTAAAAATTTAATTAATAATGGTCAATATGAAAAATTAATTGATTATTTATATAACCAATTAGATAATCATAAAAAATTAAAGAAAAAATATTTTAAAAATAATAAACAAGGTATTGAAAATCAAGGTAAAAAATGAAATATTGGTTGCTTTACAGAAACTAATATTTGACATGTTTTAAAAGAAATGCTTGGTAATAGAACATATAATATTAGTATTTACATTAAAATGGTTATTTCTAAATGTAATAAAATAAATACAGAGATACAATTATTATAA
- a CDS encoding FtsX-like permease family protein: MVKIFFNYLREQRKNIIQVLGLGFLVMIMIITFLSIQFSDQYVKNQYLNDISQNTNFQELNELPIEKNSFEKEYNYYKTHLGLWLENMSYYKQDDSIDTFKLNHATFQIVLVNANSDTYRFIFNGSSDLSDSHANNYLQIGNNISTKYHHHYVDFKLLVPNDYHQGYNSSEEYKNAMRNLINSYVYDGKTNINQVNYFILNDKALKIYQDEIYHKISYANHEYNTIDISLQSQLYFLIINGMLFQNIEWNQYTLVNDLLMTGKSFLFTQTVPKNIIDPPILVGNYKQSLEELPLQDNEILIYEQFANNNNLKIGDKYNIVNRTFTVRGFVTSRNSAFIANNISGLMDPKNKTVAFVNSNTMTNINNDFKGFIDKNKQKNSFNPVYPERSLNPWLYNILHNQLAYGHHYQNLTNGINFANVASILTNDDYLWRPYNENAIFFLNERINLTQNVGIIFLTLIFTVTSVIILMVVWKMIHHNHKLIGILKTLGYKNWQLTISLVLAIIWLLFIFAIIGVFISVFISHILINSHNLYLALINYGWYINVHMTIIVVTVPLLLLVIISFFIVYLFLQKNHLT; this comes from the coding sequence ATGGTAAAAATATTTTTCAATTATTTGCGTGAACAAAGAAAAAATATTATTCAAGTTTTAGGGTTAGGCTTTTTAGTTATGATTATGATTATAACTTTTTTAAGCATTCAATTTTCTGATCAATATGTAAAAAATCAATATTTAAATGATATTAGTCAAAATACTAATTTTCAAGAATTAAATGAATTACCAATTGAAAAAAATAGTTTTGAAAAAGAATATAATTATTATAAAACACATTTAGGATTATGATTGGAAAATATGTCATATTATAAACAAGATGATAGTATTGATACTTTTAAATTAAATCATGCAACTTTTCAAATTGTTTTAGTTAATGCTAATAGCGATACTTATCGTTTTATTTTTAATGGTAGTAGTGATTTAAGTGATTCTCATGCTAATAATTATTTACAAATCGGAAATAACATATCTACTAAATATCATCATCATTATGTTGATTTTAAACTATTAGTTCCTAATGATTATCATCAAGGTTATAATTCTTCTGAAGAATATAAAAATGCAATGCGTAATTTAATTAATAGTTATGTTTATGATGGAAAGACAAATATTAATCAAGTAAACTATTTTATTTTAAATGATAAAGCATTAAAAATTTATCAAGATGAAATTTATCATAAAATATCATACGCTAATCATGAATATAATACAATTGATATTTCTTTGCAATCACAACTATATTTTTTAATTATTAATGGCATGTTATTTCAAAATATTGAATGAAATCAATATACTTTAGTTAATGATTTATTAATGACCGGTAAATCTTTTCTATTTACACAAACAGTTCCTAAAAATATTATTGATCCACCAATTTTAGTAGGTAATTATAAACAAAGTTTAGAAGAGTTACCATTACAAGATAATGAAATTTTAATTTATGAACAATTTGCTAATAATAATAATTTAAAAATTGGTGATAAGTATAATATTGTTAATCGTACTTTTACTGTTAGAGGATTTGTTACTAGTCGTAATAGTGCTTTTATTGCTAATAATATTAGTGGATTGATGGATCCAAAAAATAAAACAGTTGCTTTTGTTAATAGTAATACAATGACTAATATCAATAATGATTTTAAGGGTTTTATTGATAAAAATAAACAAAAAAATAGTTTTAATCCAGTTTATCCTGAACGTAGTTTAAATCCATGATTATATAATATATTACATAATCAATTAGCATATGGTCACCATTATCAAAATCTTACTAATGGTATAAATTTTGCTAATGTTGCTAGTATTTTAACAAATGATGATTATTTATGAAGACCTTATAATGAAAATGCTATTTTTTTCTTAAATGAGCGAATTAATTTGACACAAAATGTCGGTATAATATTTTTAACATTAATTTTTACTGTCACTAGTGTTATTATTTTAATGGTAGTATGAAAGATGATTCATCATAATCATAAATTAATTGGAATTTTAAAAACATTGGGTTATAAAAATTGACAATTAACAATTTCTTTGGTTTTAGCTATTATTTGACTTTTATTTATTTTTGCTATTATTGGTGTTTTTATATCAGTATTTATTAGTCATATTCTTATTAATAGTCATAACTTGTATTTAGCGTTAATTAACTATGGATGATATATAAATGTGCATATGACAATTATTGTGGTAACTGTTCCTTTATTGTTATTAGTAATTATTAGTTTTTTTATAGTTTATTTATTTTTACAAAAAAACCACTTGACTTAA
- a CDS encoding helix-turn-helix domain-containing protein, whose amino-acid sequence MAKKYTLEIKEKVLQYLQDGKSYDEIKKETGISKTTIRIWKQKARKNELKTKHSVNSTPKDILEEAINIAEINCDNNENQNYKEEFLNQQQAINLLSVNINKQIENNYFDNSEEDSDSERLVIDEDYKEEVNIWRPWEESEIKQNNEESLVIEIKKDQLKYII is encoded by the coding sequence ATGGCAAAAAAATATACACTCGAAATAAAAGAAAAAGTATTACAATATTTACAAGATGGTAAAAGTTATGATGAAATCAAAAAAGAAACTGGCATTTCAAAAACAACAATTAGAATTTGAAAACAAAAAGCAAGAAAGAATGAACTTAAAACAAAACATTCAGTCAACTCAACTCCAAAAGATATATTAGAAGAAGCTATCAATATTGCGGAAATAAATTGTGATAATAATGAGAATCAAAATTATAAAGAAGAATTTTTAAATCAACAACAAGCAATAAATTTATTATCAGTAAATATTAACAAACAAATAGAAAACAACTATTTTGATAATTCAGAAGAAGATAGTGATTCAGAACGATTAGTAATTGATGAAGATTATAAAGAAGAAGTAAATATTTGAAGACCTTGAGAAGAATCAGAAATAAAACAAAATAATGAAGAATCTTTAGTAATAGAAATAAAAAAAGATCAATTAAAATATATTATTTAA
- a CDS encoding inorganic diphosphatase, whose protein sequence is MNKSENNIVQMVVEIPKGSSNKYEYDWKSKTMILDRVLYGANFYPGEYGYIPETLDYDGDPLDIISLITYPTFPGCLVEVRILGMIKMIDGGEVDTKLFGVVNSDPRFNEYQDLKDVPQHLRDEIVNFFLQYKELQKKKVIIEGWGNLKETLTELTTCKNMFKQYQNEMNNLPKAQLVSLLNKK, encoded by the coding sequence ATGAATAAAAGCGAAAATAACATTGTGCAAATGGTAGTTGAAATTCCCAAAGGATCAAGTAATAAATATGAATATGATTGAAAATCTAAAACTATGATATTAGATCGTGTTCTTTATGGTGCTAATTTTTATCCCGGTGAATATGGATATATTCCTGAAACTTTAGATTACGATGGTGATCCTTTAGATATTATTAGTTTAATTACTTATCCAACTTTCCCTGGTTGCTTAGTAGAAGTTAGAATTTTAGGAATGATTAAAATGATTGACGGTGGTGAAGTTGATACTAAATTATTTGGTGTTGTTAATTCTGATCCACGCTTTAATGAGTATCAAGATCTAAAAGATGTACCACAACATTTACGTGATGAAATTGTTAATTTCTTTCTACAATATAAAGAATTACAAAAAAAGAAAGTCATAATTGAAGGTTGAGGTAACTTAAAAGAAACATTAACTGAACTTACAACATGTAAAAATATGTTTAAACAATATCAAAATGAAATGAATAATTTACCAAAAGCACAATTAGTGTCATTATTAAACAAAAAATAA
- a CDS encoding J domain-containing protein, with protein MEQYYELLGLSIGATIPEINASFRRLSLKLHPDKNTNNPEATINFQKLSEARNVLVKHKKYD; from the coding sequence ATGGAACAATATTATGAATTATTAGGTTTATCTATTGGTGCAACAATTCCCGAAATTAATGCATCTTTTAGACGTTTATCTTTAAAATTACATCCAGATAAAAATACTAATAATCCAGAAGCAACTATTAATTTTCAAAAATTAAGTGAAGCGCGTAATGTTTTAGTTAAACATAAAAAATATGATTAA
- a CDS encoding rolling circle replication-associated protein → MQQDFYIKKVFYACYVKNIVLPISFLSNIGNKKGKSYVGSKQKLRNSTVRAKNNLIQKALHNFYDSKIMSFVTLTYKDNMQDIKKAKKDIGLFFIKLKKWWNDPKRLKYLGELKYFYVYEYQSRGAVHFHIVFNRKVHKSMLLEWWTHGFSDLKVVKKGTNEFVIKYLGKYVTKAFDDVKSLNQADVGVKAYAFSRNCKNPIVIRGIKKITIQDIIKASFNATNVFYFKTPKDSDGNTILTGGIIESTVVNDYFKEYEDYERYVYLSALSHKHYLRTSEIGYLIHKDKDVSTWLDKVFGDKVEKIIFGNKKLN, encoded by the coding sequence ATGCAACAAGATTTTTATATTAAAAAGGTTTTTTATGCTTGTTATGTGAAAAATATAGTGTTACCAATTTCATTTTTGAGTAATATTGGAAATAAAAAAGGTAAATCTTATGTTGGTAGTAAACAAAAATTGAGAAATAGTACTGTTCGTGCAAAAAATAATTTAATTCAAAAAGCATTGCATAATTTTTATGATAGTAAAATAATGAGTTTTGTTACTTTAACCTATAAAGATAATATGCAAGATATTAAAAAGGCTAAAAAAGATATTGGCTTATTTTTTATTAAATTAAAAAAATGATGAAATGATCCTAAACGTTTAAAATATTTAGGTGAATTAAAGTATTTTTATGTTTATGAATATCAATCTCGTGGAGCAGTTCATTTTCATATAGTTTTTAATAGAAAAGTACATAAAAGTATGTTATTAGAATGATGAACTCATGGTTTTAGTGATTTAAAAGTAGTTAAAAAAGGAACTAATGAATTTGTTATTAAATATTTAGGAAAATATGTTACAAAAGCATTTGATGATGTTAAGTCTTTAAATCAAGCGGATGTAGGTGTAAAGGCTTATGCTTTTAGTCGTAATTGTAAAAATCCTATTGTAATTCGTGGTATTAAGAAAATAACAATTCAAGATATAATTAAAGCAAGTTTTAATGCTACAAATGTGTTTTATTTTAAAACTCCAAAAGATAGTGATGGTAATACTATTTTAACTGGTGGTATTATTGAAAGTACTGTTGTAAATGATTATTTTAAAGAATATGAAGATTATGAACGGTATGTATATTTAAGTGCTTTATCACATAAGCATTATTTACGGACTAGTGAAATTGGCTATTTAATTCATAAAGATAAAGATGTTTCAACTTGGTTAGATAAAGTATTTGGTGATAAGGTTGAAAAAATAATTTTTGGTAATAAAAAGTTAAATTAA